GCGACGTGATACAGCGTCACACCCACCTCGCTCTCCGCGAACAGCCCGGCGACGACGCGGACGAGGCGGTCGACGCCGACCGTCCCCCGGACCGCGACGAGGACGTCCTCGGGCGGTCGAGTCGAGTTCGGGACGAGGACGGCCAGACAGTCGTGTTCCGCGATCGTTCGGTCGATCGTCTGCTGGCCGTCGTGGGTGAAGACGAGGCGTCGCTCCGTGGTCGCGCCGACGCTCTCGAACAGCGACTCGAACTCGTCGAGGCGGTCGGTCGCCCGGTCCTCGAACTGCATCCGGGCCTGACCGGGCGCGGTCTGTTCGGGCACGACGTGATACCCCAGCAACACGACGTGGGCGTTCGCGAGCAGTTCGGGCACGCCGTCGGGAATCGGTTCGCCTTCCAGTACGCGGATCGGGACGAGTATCGGTGGTCTGGTCATGTTAGACAGCTCCTTTGAGGGATACGTCACCGGCGTAGTACCGGTACCAGCCGTACGAGACGAGCATGATCGCGACCCCGATCACGATCGAGGCCGGTTGCATGAACGCGATCAGTGCGACGCTCGCGATCGCGCCGAGTGCCGGCACGACCGGGTAGCCGGGGACCGTGTAGCTGGGCGTGTACCAGGGGGGATCTCGCCGCCGCAACACGAGCAACGCGACACACAGCAGCGCGTACATGACGAGGTGGAGGAACGAGGCGACCTCCGCCAGTAGCTCTACCTGCCCGGTGGCGACGAGCACGAGGATGGGGCCACCGGCGGCCAGCAGCGCCACGTGGGGCGTTCCGTACCGCAGGTTGATCTCGCTGGCCTTGCGGGGCAACAGGGCGTCCCGGCTCAGTGCGTACACGGCCCGTGACGCACTGAGGATCGAAGCGTTCGCGCTCGAAAACGTCGCCAGCAGGCCGGCAAAGAGGATCGCGACCGCACCGGGCACGCCCAGGAGGTCACGAGCGACCTCCACCATCGCCGTCTCGCCGAACCGACCGAGCTGCTCGGCTCCGAACGCGCTCGTCGCGACGAAGATCGTCACCACGTAGAAGACGGTGACGATCACGACCGAGCCGACCATCGCGAGCGGGAGGTTTTGCTCCGGATCCTTGATCTCGCCCGCGACGGTCGCGACCTGTGCGAACCCGAGGTAGGACGTAAACACGAGGGCGGCCGTCGAGAACACCGCCGGGAAGATCCCCTGTGAGAAGAACTGCTCCGGGGCGCTCTCTCTGCCGAAGACGCCGACCGCGTCGAGGACGCCGTAGGTGAGAAAGACGGTCAACACGACGAGCAAGATGCCGACCACGGCGTTTTGCAGCGTCGCCGTGTTCTCGGTCCCGCCGATGCTCAGCGCAGTCAGCGCGACGCCGAACACCAGCCCGACGGCGATGACCGGGTTCACCGAGAGAACGACGCCGACCTCAGCGAGCACGGCGGTCGCGTAGTGGCCCAGACCGACGAGGTAAAACGCCGAGGCAAACACCAGCCCGAGCCACAGCCCCAGCCCGACGACCGAACCGTAGGCCGTCCCCAGCCCCCGAGAGATGAAGTAGTATCCCCCGCCGCTGCGGGGCATCGCCGTGGCCAGCTCCGAGGTCGGCAGCGCCACCAGGAGCGCGACGACGCCGCCGATGGCGAAAGAGAGCGTGGCCGCCAGCCCGGCGTTCTGGGCGGCGAGTCCGGGAAAGACGAAGATTCCCGCTCCGATCATGGTCCCGATCCCGATGGCGAGTCCGCCGACCAGACCGATCGTCCGCTCCAGTTCGGTGTCGTCGTGGACCGTCGTCTCGTCGGTCACCCGCTCCGGTGGTGCCGTCGGTGACTCCCCGTCGACGTTCGCACCGCTCGCCTCGTCTCCGGGACCAGACTCGCCCATGCGTGAACTGTCTCCCAGATAGCTGATAAATCTGGTCCCGGTGCGTGACGTTCAAAGCCGCTCAGTGCCAACAGCAGCGCGATGGACGCGACAGGGGTCCGCGAGGCCGCCGACGCTCTGCCCCGAGAGCCCGGCGTCTACCACTTCGTTGCCGACCGCGTGCTGTACGTCGGCAAGGCCGTCGACCTGCGCGATCGGGTCCGCTCCTACGCCGACCCGCGATCCGCGCGGATCGCACAGATGGTCGAGCGCGCCGAGTCGATCGAGTTCAGCGTCACCGACACGGAGACGCAGGCGCTCTTGCTGGAGGCGAACCTGATAAAGCGCCACCAGCCGCCGTACAACGTCCGGCTCAAAGACGACAAGTCGTATCCGCTCGTCCAGCTCACCGACCACCCGGTGCCCCGGATCGAGGTCACCCGCGACCCCGACGAGGGCGCGACCGTCTACGGTCCGTTCACCGACAAAGGCCGGGTCGAGACCGTCGTCAAGGCCCTGCGGGAGACCTACGGCCTGCGGGGGTGTTCCGACCACAAGTACGAGGGCCGCGACCGGCCGTGTCTGGACTACGAGATGGGGCTCTGTACCGCACCCTGTACCGGCGAGATCAGTCCTCCCGACTACGCCGAAGACGTCGAGAGCGTCGAGCGCTTTTTCGGCGGCGAGACCGGCGTGCTGGCCGATCCGCTCCGCCGGGAGATGGCCGCCGCGTCGGAGGCCCAGGAGTTCGAGCGCGCGGCCAACTGTCGAGACAAGCTCGAAGCCGTCGAGGCGTTCCACGGCGACGCCGACGACGCGGTCCAGACGACCCGCGACGAACGGGCCGTCGACGTGCTGGGAGCCGTCCGCGAGGGCGAA
Above is a genomic segment from Halomicrobium sp. LC1Hm containing:
- a CDS encoding universal stress protein, with translation MTRPPILVPIRVLEGEPIPDGVPELLANAHVVLLGYHVVPEQTAPGQARMQFEDRATDRLDEFESLFESVGATTERRLVFTHDGQQTIDRTIAEHDCLAVLVPNSTRPPEDVLVAVRGTVGVDRLVRVVAGLFAESEVGVTLYHVAADGETDEDSQTLLDGLTDRLAEQGVEPSRLETAVDRDVSPLDAIVETAAEFDAVVMGESDPSLSTFVFGMPTDQVAERFLGPVLVVQRSPETDDR
- a CDS encoding APC family permease, which translates into the protein MGESGPGDEASGANVDGESPTAPPERVTDETTVHDDTELERTIGLVGGLAIGIGTMIGAGIFVFPGLAAQNAGLAATLSFAIGGVVALLVALPTSELATAMPRSGGGYYFISRGLGTAYGSVVGLGLWLGLVFASAFYLVGLGHYATAVLAEVGVVLSVNPVIAVGLVFGVALTALSIGGTENTATLQNAVVGILLVVLTVFLTYGVLDAVGVFGRESAPEQFFSQGIFPAVFSTAALVFTSYLGFAQVATVAGEIKDPEQNLPLAMVGSVVIVTVFYVVTIFVATSAFGAEQLGRFGETAMVEVARDLLGVPGAVAILFAGLLATFSSANASILSASRAVYALSRDALLPRKASEINLRYGTPHVALLAAGGPILVLVATGQVELLAEVASFLHLVMYALLCVALLVLRRRDPPWYTPSYTVPGYPVVPALGAIASVALIAFMQPASIVIGVAIMLVSYGWYRYYAGDVSLKGAV